A DNA window from Actinomadura luzonensis contains the following coding sequences:
- a CDS encoding amino acid ABC transporter ATP-binding protein, translated as MTQEDLIVLDRVNKRYGDHHVLKDVNLTVRQGEVVVIIGPSGAGKSTLCRAINRLETVDSGTISVDGTPLPAEGKALARLRAEVGMVFQSFNLFAHKSVLDNVVLGQVHVLKRPKDAAERKARELLERVGIGGQAAKFPAQLSGGQQQRVAIARALAMDPKVILFDEPTSALDPEMVNEVLEVMTSLARDGMTMVVVTHEMGFARRAADRVVFMADGEIVEQDTPDGFFGAPSSERAQSFLAKILTH; from the coding sequence ATGACACAGGAGGACCTGATCGTCCTGGACCGGGTCAACAAGCGCTACGGCGACCACCACGTGCTGAAGGACGTGAACCTGACCGTCCGCCAGGGCGAGGTCGTCGTGATCATCGGCCCGTCCGGGGCGGGCAAGTCGACCCTGTGCCGTGCGATCAACCGGCTGGAGACCGTCGACTCGGGGACGATCAGCGTGGACGGCACCCCGCTGCCCGCCGAGGGCAAGGCCCTCGCGAGGCTGCGGGCCGAGGTCGGCATGGTCTTCCAGTCCTTCAACCTCTTCGCGCACAAGAGCGTCCTGGACAACGTCGTCCTGGGCCAGGTGCACGTGCTGAAGAGGCCGAAGGACGCCGCCGAGCGCAAGGCCCGCGAGCTGCTGGAGCGGGTGGGGATCGGCGGCCAGGCGGCCAAGTTCCCCGCCCAGCTCTCCGGCGGCCAGCAGCAGCGGGTGGCCATCGCCCGCGCCCTGGCCATGGACCCGAAGGTGATCCTGTTCGACGAGCCGACCTCGGCGCTCGACCCGGAGATGGTCAACGAGGTCCTGGAGGTCATGACCTCGCTGGCGCGCGACGGCATGACCATGGTCGTCGTCACCCACGAGATGGGCTTCGCCCGGCGGGCCGCCGACCGGGTGGTCTTCATGGCCGACGGCGAGATCGTCGAGCAGGACACCCCCGACGGCTTCTTCGGCGCGCCGAGCAGCGAGCGCGCCCAGTCCTTCCTCGCCAAGATCCTCACGCACTGA